Sequence from the Lysobacter solisilvae genome:
CAGGATGATGCCGCTGGCCGGCCCCAGGTAGGGCACGAAGGTCAGCAGGCCCGCGATGATGCCGATGAGGATGCCCAAGTCCAGGCCGACGGCCCACAAGCCCGCGCCGTACATCACGCCCAGGATGATCATCACCAGGAACTGCCCGCGCAGGAATGCCCCCAGCACATCGCTGGACTCGCGGGCCAGCCGGCTCGCCGTGTCGATATGGTCGCGGGGAATCAGCGCAGCCACGCGGGCGACCAGCGTGTCCCAGTCGCGCAGGAAGAAGAAGGTCAGTACCGGCAGCAGCACGACGTTGGCGAGCATTGCCAGCAGTGCGAATCCGGAGCGCGAGACGTAGCCCAGCACCGTCGTGGCCATGCCGCCGGCGCGCTCCCAGTTGGTCCGGATCAGGTCGAGCAGGCGGTTGAAATCAAGCCAGCTGGAGATCTCGATGCTGGTCCGTGTCTCCAGCCACGGAATGGCGGTCTGCAGCAACCACGCCCGGTAATGCGGCATCGAGACGATCAGCGTGGCGATCTGGCGTTCGATCAGCGGCACGAGGATCACCAGCACGACCACGAGCACCAGCGTCATCGCCGCGAAAACCAGGGTCACCGCGACGTTGCGCGAACGGCCGGCCAGCTCCAGGCGGTCCACCAGGGGATCGCCGAGCCAGGCGAGCATCGCGGCGATCACAAAGGGCGTGAGGATGGGCGCCAGCAGCCACAACAGCCAGAGCACCGCCATCGCCAGGGCAGCCCATTGCAGCCGCCGGAGGAACTTGGCGATTTCGTGTAGCGGCAGATCGTGTTCCATCAGTGCAGCCGGTAGGTCGTGGTTTCGCCTTCCCCGCCGATCAGCACGCCGTCACGATCGACCAGGCGGCGGAAGCCGGCCAGGCCGGTCGACAGTTCGAGACTGTAAGTGACGGCATCCGGGGTGGCGCGAACCGGCGTCATCCGGCGAACGACGGCCAGTTTGTCCAGGTAGCCGGCCAGACGCATGTAATCGTCGCTGCTGCGCAGCCCGGTGAAGGTCACCGCGTAATGGCCCGGCGGACCCGCCGCGGTGCCGCGCTTGGCATAGCGGCGCATCAGCGCGTCGGCCGCGCCGTCGGCCCCGGAGGCTATGGCACGCCGGGCGTCGTTGTCCGATGTGGACCAGCTGTTGAGCACCTTGCCCCCGTCGACGAACGTCCAGTCCGCTTTCCAGCCCGCCCCGGCGCGGTAGACCTTGCCGATCAGCTGCATGGGCGGGGCATACCGCTGCGAGGCGCGTGCCACCGCGGCGCTGTCGCCCCGCCAGATCGCCCCCACCAGGGCCTGCTCGGCCGCGTTGCCCGCCGGAAGCCCCAGGCTGTAGCCGCGGTCCTTGGCGCGATTGAGCGCCGTGCGTGCAGCGTTCGCCTGCGCCAGGCCGACCAGGCGAGCGCCCTTGCCGTCATCAATGGCCAGCCACATCACGGGCTTGGGCCGCGGCTGGGCCCAGACAGGCAGGCCCAGCACGGCGATCATCTCCTCGACCTCGTCCTGGTCGAACCGCACGATCAGGGTGGTGCCGAAGGTGGGGGCACCGGTCGGGCCCACGCCCTCGTCCTGGCGATAGTCGTAGCTCTTCACGAAATCGCCGGCACGGCGCAGTTCCTGCCCCACGCCCGGTTGCGCGCTGATGGTGCGGTCCCCGGACAGCCGCTGCAGCACCTGCGACAGGGCGCGCGCGAAGCCCGCCCTGCGCTCGGCCTCGCCTTGCCCGTTGACGGACACCTCGGCCTCGAAGGCGCCCTGCGCGCCGGCGCGGTCGCCTTCGACGCGTTGCGCCGCGGCGGGCAAGCTCACCAGCAGCAGTACCGCCAGCCAGAACCCCTGGAATGCGCGAACCATTAGTGTCCCTGGTATGGAAAACCGGCTGGAATGGTGCCCCAGGGACGGTGAGACGTCCATTCGCGCCGCCGCAGGCCCGCCGTTGCTCGTGCTGCGGAGCCCGGCGCGGCCGAAACGGAACTTCGCCGCGCAGCGCCCCGCCGCCGCGTGCGGCCGGCCACGGCTGCTAAAATCGCCGCTTTCCGCCCAGCTGATGCCCTCGTGACCTCCCCGACCCCGCCCGCCAACACCCCGATGACCTACAAGGACGCCGGCGTCGACATCGACGCAGGCAACGAAGTGGTCGCCCGCATCAAGCCGGCCATCGCGCGCACCATGCGGCCGGAAGTCCTGGGCGGGGGCATCGGCGGGTTTGGTGGCCTGTTCGACCTGTCGGGCAAGTACCGCGAGCCGGTGATGGTGTCCGGCACCGACGGGGTCGGCACCAAGCTGATCCTGGCCAAGCAGTTGGGCCGGCACGACACCATCGGCATCGACCTGGTCGCGATGTGCGTCAACGACGTGCTCGTGCAGGGCGCCGAACCGCTGTTCTTCCTGGATTACTTCGCCACAGGCAAGCTCGACGTGGCGACCACGGTGGACGTGGTCGGCGGCATCGCGCGCGGCTGCGAAATCGCCGGCTGCGCCCTGATCGGTGGCGAGACGGCCGAAATGCCCGACATGTATCCGCCGGGCGAGTACGACCTGGCCGGCTTCACGGTCGGTGCGGTTGAGAAGGCCAAGCTGATCGACGGCCGCCGCGTCCGCGAAGGCGACGTATTGATCGGCATCGCATCCAGCGGCCCGCATTCCAATGGATATTCGCTGATCCGCAGGATCCTCGCCCGCGCGGGTGCCACGCGCGAGAACGGCGGACTGGACCTCGACCTGGGTGGCGTGACGCTGGCCGATGCACTGATGGAACCCACGCGCATCTACGTCAAGCCGGTGCTGGAACTGCTCGGCCGGCACGACATCCACGCCATGGCGCATGTCACCGGCGGCGCGCTGGTGGAAAAGATCATCCGCGTCGTGCCCGAACCGCTGGGCCTGTCGATCGACACCTCGTCGTGGCCGCTGCCTGCCGTATTCGACTGGCTCCAGCGCGAAGGCAACGTGCCGCGCGAGGAAATGTGGCGCACCTTCAACTGCGGCGTGGGCTTCGTGCTGATGGTCGCGCCGGACCAGGCCGCGGCCATTGGCGCGAACCTGGACCGCCTGGGCCTGGCGCACTGGCAGATCGGCCAGGTCACGGCCGCCGGTAGCGGCGACCGCCTGCGCATCGTCTGACCCCCATGACGCCGGCCAAACGCGTCGCCTACGCGTTGGTGCTGGCGACGTTCGCCCTGACCTGGATCGCGCCGGCCTGGCCGGCCGAGCAGGCGCTGCACAGCTCGCTGACCGTGATTGCGCTGGTCTGGCTGTGGCGCCACGACCGGCGTTGGCCGTTGCATCCGGGCCACTTTGCGGCGATCTGCGGATTCCTGGTAGTGCACTGCATTGCTGCACGCTGGCTGTATTCGAACGTCCCATACGACGCGTGGGTACGGTGGGCGACAGGGGGGTCGCTGCAACAGGCCATGGGCTGGGAACGCAACCATTTCGATCGACTGGTGCACCTGCTGTTCGGCCTGTGCTTCGCCGCGCCGCTGCGGGATCACCTGCGCCAGCGCTGGCCGATCGCGCCGCGGCAGGCGTTCGCGCTCAGCGTGGGCGCCATCATGTGCGTCAGCCTGGTGTACGAGTGGCTGGAGTGGGCGATCGCGCTCACGCTCGACCCGGCCGCCGCCGAGGCCTACAACGGACAGCAGGGCGACATGTGGGACGCGCACATGGACATGCTGCTGGCGACGCTGGGAGCGCTTTTGGCGTGGCCCTGGCAGCGGCAGGTCACCGCATCGCCCGTTTCGAGCCCTGCCTGATGCCGGCTCAAGCGCCGCCCCTGCGCCTGGCCGTGCTCGCCTCCGGACGCGGCAGCAATCTGCAGGCGATCCTCGATGCCGTTGCGTGCGGCCGGCTGGATGCGCGGATAGCGGGCGTGTTCTCGGACAGGCGTTCTTCCCAGGCCCTTGAGCGCGCGCGGGAGGCGGGCGTGCCCGCGACGGCCGTTTCGCCCAAGGGCTTCGCTTCCCGGGCGTTGTTCGATGAACACCTGTTCAGCCTGGTGGACGCGGTTCATCCGGACCTCATCGTCTGTGCCGGATATATGCGCCTCATCAGCGATGCGATTGTCGCGACGCGCACGGGGCGCATGATCAACATCCATCCGTCGCTACTTCCGGCATTCAAGGGCCTGCACACGCACGAACAGGCCCTCCAGGCCGGCAGCACGGAGCATGGCGCGAGCGTGCACTACGTGACGCCCGAACTCGACGGCGGCCCGGTCATCGCGCAGGCGCGTGTGCCCGTGCAGGCGGACGACGACGCGGCGCGGCTGGGCACGCGGGTACTGGATCGGGAGCACCCCCTGCTCGTGGCGACCCTGCAGTTGTTCGCATCGGGTCGCGCTTCACTGATCGACAACCGGGTTTACCTGGACGGCCAGCCCTTGGCCGCGCCACTGATGCTCGGAGAGGACGACCGGCTGGTCGAAGGAACGAAAACACGATGATCGATTACCGCACCACCCATCGCCGTCGCTCGGCCCAGCGCGCCTCTCCCTTGTGGCTGGGCGCAGTGGCGCTGGCGTGTACGCTGATGGCAAGCACGCCCGGCTGGTCGCAGGCGCTGGCGCCTTCGAACCCGGGGGCCGTGGGCGCCACCTCGGCCACGGCTGCGCCTGCCACGGCTGCGCCTGCCACGGCTGCGCCCGCGAAGCCCAGTCCCGCGGCGCTGGAACCGTTCGTCGCGCAATACCAGGTGTTCAAGAGCGGCAATGCACTGGGCGATGCCACGATGCAGCTGGTCAGGAACGACGCGCGCCGCTGGCGTGTGGACCTGGGCATGCGCGGAACCAGGGGCCTGCTGGGCCTGGCGGGCCTCAATGCCGAGCAAAGCACGGTATTCGACGTCGCCGGCGGGCTCTACCGCCCATTGGCGCAGAGCACGCTGCGCAAGAGTGTGTTCACCCAGAAGCAGACGGTCGGCGTCTACGATTGGCGCTCAGGTCAGGCCCGCTGGACGGGGGACGTCAAGGAAACCCGCCGCGCGCCCGTCGCACTGCAACCCGGCGATCAGAGCGGGCTGCTGATCAATCTGGCCGTGATCCGCGATGCGCAGCCGGGCCAGTCGCTGCATTACCGGTTCGTCGACGACGGCCGTGTGCGCGACCATCGATACAACGTGTCCACGCAACTCGAAGAAGTGAAAGTGGGCGAACTCAACTACAGCGCCATGCGCGTTACCCGGCTCGAAAGCGGCAACGAAGAAACCGTGATCTGGGTAGTCCAGGGAGTACCGACGCCAATCCGCATGCTGCAACGCGAGAATGGTGAGGACACCTTCGACCTGCGTCTGGTGGAGTACAAGGGAGCGCAATGAGCATGAATCGACCGAACAAGTTCCTCGCCCGCACGCTGTTGGCCAGCGTCGCACTGTTGTCGGGTGCAGCCGCAGCCGCGGGCGACATCACGCCCTTCACCGCCGAGTACCAGGCCAATTACATGGGCATGCAAGGCAATGGCCGCATGACCCTGGCCTCAACCGGTGGGAACAAGTGGCGCTACAGCCTGGACATCGGCGGCTCGATGGCCGCACTGAACCAGACCACCGTCTTCGAATCGAACGGCGGACAGCTGCGCCCGTTGTCCAACTCCGACACCTCTGCGGTGCTGATCAAGCGCAAGCAGAAGAACGCCACGTATGACTGGGCCAAGGGCGAGGCGCGCTGGACGGGCGACGTCAAACCCGAACGCGCCGGCCCGGTGAAGCTGCAGTCGGGCGATCTCGACGCGATGCTGATCAACCTGGCGATCTCGCGCGATGCGGCCGCGGGCAAGCCACTGCGTTATCGCATGGTCGACGACGGCCGGGTCAAGCAGCTCAACTACCAGGTCTCGGGCAAGGAGACGATCTCGGTCGGCGGCAAGTCGCAGGAAGCCACTCGCATCACCCGAACCGACGGCGACAAGCAGGAAGTGTTGTGGCTGGTCGACGACCTCCCGGTACCGGCCCGGATCCTGCGCCGCAAGGATGGCAAGGACGAGATGGACCTGCGTCTCAAATCGCTGCGCTGAGATATCGTGGCGCCAGTAACGAAAAAGCCCCGCGATGCGGGGCTTTTTCATGCGCGTGCTGACCGCTGGGTGTCAGCTGATCCGGCGGATCTTCGCACCCAGGCCCGACAGCTTCTCCTCGATATTCTCGTAGCCGCGGTCCAGGTGGTAGATGCGGTCGATCGTTGTCTCCCCGTCGGCCACCAGGCCGGCCAGGATCAGCGAGGCCGAGGCCCGCAGGTCGGTGGCCATCACCGGTGCGCCGCTGAGCCCCTCGACGCCGCGGATGACCGCGGTGTGTCCGTCGACACGGATGTCCGCGCCCAGGCGCAGCAGTTCATTGACGTGCATGAAGCGGTTTTCGAAGATCGTTTCGTTGATCACGCCCGCGCCCTGCGCGATGCAGTTGAGCGCCATGAACTGCGCCTGCATGTCGGTGGGAAACGCCGGGTACGGCGCGGTCACCAGGTCGACCGCACGCGGCCGCTGGCCGTGCATGTCGAGCGTGATGCGGTCTTCCTCGACGGTGATCTCCGCGCCGGCCTGGCGCAGCTTGTCGATCACGGCATCGAGCGTATCGGCGCGGCTGCGACGCGTGGTGACGCGGCCGCCGGTCATTGCCGCGGCGACCAGGAACGTGCCTGTCTCGATGCGATCGGGAAGGACCTGGTGGGTGCCGCCATGCAGGCGATCGACACCATGCACGACAATGCGGCCGCTGCCAGCCTGTTCGATCTGCGCGCCCATCGCATTGAGACAGTCGGCCAGGTCGACGACTTCCGGCTCCATCGCCGCGTTCTCGAGCACGGAGGTGCCCTCGGCCAATACGGCCGCCATCAGCACGTTTTCGGTGCCGGTGACGCTGACGACGTCGAAAACGAATCGCGCGCCCTTCAGGCGGCCCTTGCGGTGCGCCTTGATGAAGCCGTGGTCGACGCTGATCTCGGCGCCCAGCGCCTGCAGGCCCTTGATGTGCTGGTCGACCGGGCGCGAGCCAATGGCGCAGCCGCCGGGCAGTGAGACTTCGGCCTCGCCGTACTTGGCCAGCAGCGGCCCCAGCACGAGAACGGAGGCGCGCA
This genomic interval carries:
- the murA gene encoding UDP-N-acetylglucosamine 1-carboxyvinyltransferase, which translates into the protein MQKIVVEGGQTLNGEVQISGAKNAVLPILCATLLADGPVDIGNVPHLHDVVTTAKLLGELGAGITIDEGTTLFDGKPGKGRSITVDPTTVRSHVAPYELVKTMRASVLVLGPLLAKYGEAEVSLPGGCAIGSRPVDQHIKGLQALGAEISVDHGFIKAHRKGRLKGARFVFDVVSVTGTENVLMAAVLAEGTSVLENAAMEPEVVDLADCLNAMGAQIEQAGSGRIVVHGVDRLHGGTHQVLPDRIETGTFLVAAAMTGGRVTTRRSRADTLDAVIDKLRQAGAEITVEEDRITLDMHGQRPRAVDLVTAPYPAFPTDMQAQFMALNCIAQGAGVINETIFENRFMHVNELLRLGADIRVDGHTAVIRGVEGLSGAPVMATDLRASASLILAGLVADGETTIDRIYHLDRGYENIEEKLSGLGAKIRRIS
- a CDS encoding DUF3108 domain-containing protein gives rise to the protein MNRPNKFLARTLLASVALLSGAAAAAGDITPFTAEYQANYMGMQGNGRMTLASTGGNKWRYSLDIGGSMAALNQTTVFESNGGQLRPLSNSDTSAVLIKRKQKNATYDWAKGEARWTGDVKPERAGPVKLQSGDLDAMLINLAISRDAAAGKPLRYRMVDDGRVKQLNYQVSGKETISVGGKSQEATRITRTDGDKQEVLWLVDDLPVPARILRRKDGKDEMDLRLKSLR
- a CDS encoding DUF2238 domain-containing protein produces the protein MTPAKRVAYALVLATFALTWIAPAWPAEQALHSSLTVIALVWLWRHDRRWPLHPGHFAAICGFLVVHCIAARWLYSNVPYDAWVRWATGGSLQQAMGWERNHFDRLVHLLFGLCFAAPLRDHLRQRWPIAPRQAFALSVGAIMCVSLVYEWLEWAIALTLDPAAAEAYNGQQGDMWDAHMDMLLATLGALLAWPWQRQVTASPVSSPA
- a CDS encoding DUF3108 domain-containing protein, which codes for MASTPGWSQALAPSNPGAVGATSATAAPATAAPATAAPAKPSPAALEPFVAQYQVFKSGNALGDATMQLVRNDARRWRVDLGMRGTRGLLGLAGLNAEQSTVFDVAGGLYRPLAQSTLRKSVFTQKQTVGVYDWRSGQARWTGDVKETRRAPVALQPGDQSGLLINLAVIRDAQPGQSLHYRFVDDGRVRDHRYNVSTQLEEVKVGELNYSAMRVTRLESGNEETVIWVVQGVPTPIRMLQRENGEDTFDLRLVEYKGAQ
- the purN gene encoding phosphoribosylglycinamide formyltransferase gives rise to the protein MPAQAPPLRLAVLASGRGSNLQAILDAVACGRLDARIAGVFSDRRSSQALERAREAGVPATAVSPKGFASRALFDEHLFSLVDAVHPDLIVCAGYMRLISDAIVATRTGRMINIHPSLLPAFKGLHTHEQALQAGSTEHGASVHYVTPELDGGPVIAQARVPVQADDDAARLGTRVLDREHPLLVATLQLFASGRASLIDNRVYLDGQPLAAPLMLGEDDRLVEGTKTR
- a CDS encoding DUF2066 domain-containing protein; translation: MVRAFQGFWLAVLLLVSLPAAAQRVEGDRAGAQGAFEAEVSVNGQGEAERRAGFARALSQVLQRLSGDRTISAQPGVGQELRRAGDFVKSYDYRQDEGVGPTGAPTFGTTLIVRFDQDEVEEMIAVLGLPVWAQPRPKPVMWLAIDDGKGARLVGLAQANAARTALNRAKDRGYSLGLPAGNAAEQALVGAIWRGDSAAVARASQRYAPPMQLIGKVYRAGAGWKADWTFVDGGKVLNSWSTSDNDARRAIASGADGAADALMRRYAKRGTAAGPPGHYAVTFTGLRSSDDYMRLAGYLDKLAVVRRMTPVRATPDAVTYSLELSTGLAGFRRLVDRDGVLIGGEGETTTYRLH
- the purM gene encoding phosphoribosylformylglycinamidine cyclo-ligase, which encodes MTYKDAGVDIDAGNEVVARIKPAIARTMRPEVLGGGIGGFGGLFDLSGKYREPVMVSGTDGVGTKLILAKQLGRHDTIGIDLVAMCVNDVLVQGAEPLFFLDYFATGKLDVATTVDVVGGIARGCEIAGCALIGGETAEMPDMYPPGEYDLAGFTVGAVEKAKLIDGRRVREGDVLIGIASSGPHSNGYSLIRRILARAGATRENGGLDLDLGGVTLADALMEPTRIYVKPVLELLGRHDIHAMAHVTGGALVEKIIRVVPEPLGLSIDTSSWPLPAVFDWLQREGNVPREEMWRTFNCGVGFVLMVAPDQAAAIGANLDRLGLAHWQIGQVTAAGSGDRLRIV